A genomic segment from Fundulus heteroclitus isolate FHET01 chromosome 6, MU-UCD_Fhet_4.1, whole genome shotgun sequence encodes:
- the zgc:113531 gene encoding von Willebrand factor C domain-containing protein 2-like produces MAQVCRERRSVRQQQQRSLCPALWALLLCAQAALGSSLAGQQESTCEANGSIYYVGEWYFLDSDHCTQCECTAEGAVCARTECTSLPAACIHVSHYPTDCCPRCEKIGCEYRGVVYELGRDFQPSECEQCTCDSDGIARCLVADCAPPPCVNPVYQPGKCCPECKEGPNCYTDASRSQVIPAGEPVWVDSCTKCRCHDGQDAGYWEGNRVATCSRLKNCTPQQAPTAAY; encoded by the exons ATGGCACAGGTTTGCAGGGAGCGCCGCAGCGTgcgccagcagcagcagcgcagcTTGTGCCCGGCGCTCTGGGCTCTGTTGCTCTGCGCGCAGGCCGCTCTGGGCTCCTCGCTCGCAGGGCAACAGGAGAGCACCTGCGAGGCCAACGGCAGCATTTACTACGTGGGCGAGTGGTACTTCTTGGACTCCGACCACTGCACCCAGTGCGAGTGCACCGCCGAGGGCGCCGTGTGCGCCCGCACCGAGTGCACGTCCCTCCCTGCCGCCTGCATCCATGTGAGCCATTACCCCACCGACTGCTGCCCCAGGTGCGAGAAGATCGGCTGCGAGTACCGGGGGGTGGTCTATGAGCTGGGACGGGATTTCCAG CCATCAGAATGTGAGCAGTGCACTTGTGACAGCGATGGCATCGCCCGCTGTCTGGTGGCAGACTGCGCCCCGCCACCATGTGTCAATCCTGTGTACCAGCCTGGGAAGTGCTGCCCGGAATGCAAGGAGG GTCCCAACTGCTACACGGATGCATCCCGCAGTCAAGTGATACCTGCAGGAGAGCCGGTGTGGGTCGACTCCTGCACCAAGTGCCGATGTCACGACGGCCAGGACGCCGGCTACTGGGAGGGAAATCGCGTCGCCACCTGTTCCCGCCTCAAAAACTGCACGCCTCAGCAGGCGCCCACCGCGGCATACTGA